In the Pseudorasbora parva isolate DD20220531a chromosome 5, ASM2467924v1, whole genome shotgun sequence genome, CATTCATTTTCCGACATGGCTTTATGGGATTTTTTTCCAGACATTTTTTTTGACCTAGGTTAAATCGTTTTGGACAAAACTACCCTTAATAAAAttgtttctttacaaaataaACTCAACACAACATATTCAAATGTGTAATTTGGTTTCTTACCTGTTCGCGGTgtattttttgtataaaaaatatactttatccGATGACCTGATCTCCGTAAAAATGATGCTGACCTCCGTGCCAGTGATGCTCCTCTACTGAACTTTTTTTGAACTCTGACACGCCCCCCGAGAACTTTGTCATTACTTCGTGCCACCTTCGGCTCAGCTCGGAAACTTGATTGACAGCTTGACTAGCCTCCTGACACCAACTAGCGGTGACAAGCGTAAACACGCTCACAACATTTCCTTgaactctgattggtcaaatgtCGAAAATGTCAAGAAAATGTTAAGAATGGCGCTTTCTGATTGGTTGCAAATGTTATAGTGCTTCGCCGTGATTGGCTGTggagttgaacattcttcaacattTCCCTCAAATTGTCGGACTATCCTTCGGCAGCTGGCGttcctaagccagggattgtgggttcgagtcccatctggggtgggtttacagcagagtggcgcagcggaagtgtgctgggcccataacccagaggtcgatggatcgaaaccatcctctgctaagaccactttacttatttacatgtcttgttcctatttgaagaagagctaatgcacttctattctgaagccataatcattttcaccagatatcatctgtgactgaggaccactttgtgtgtgcctaaacgcaagtcctattgaaaacacctgtgaattggagctcttctatggcgagcagagtggcccggtggcctggtaaatgaattgttcatctggattactttgtgtgctggccttgattaaataccaagcctattgttgtcacggaatcagcagtaaatggggcatacaagggcttatttttgacagccccagtgtcctaatggataagtcactggcctcaAGCTGGGGAACAATAGTCCAACAAAGGCGGGGAAGAAGGGAAGAAAAGGGGGAAGGAAGAAAGGGAGAAGGGGAAGAAGAGAgggaaaaaatgaagaaaagaaaGGGTGAAATGTGACGTTCAGAGATTTTTATTCCTAAGCATATGTCTTGTGATGCCTTTTCCGGTTACTTCGTGTGGGAAAATCACGCATTTACATTACACGGTTTTCTATTGCAGGTGCTCAccaagaccggggttcgattccagCAAAAGACAgctttttgtaatatttatatttgaattaaataaacacatttttggaTGCATACTGTTCCAGTGttaataaaatacacatatgtaattagtttgttgtgtttttgatattctttcatgaaaaataaaattaccaatgttgttattatttactAGTTGTTATATATTTGATCTAATCAAGCATTTGTTTTAGGTTACATTCACACAAGACTTTTGCAAATCTGTATTTGAAAGATGCAACCCATTTGCTGAAAAATGTTTGTCACATTAATaagaaaatgtacaaattatttttttattgttgcagtgttatatgaaagtaaaaaggtcaacaaaacaaatttttgtaatatttatatttaaatgaaataatatattttttaatgtatactGTTCCAGTTCTAATAAAATACACATAAatagtttgttgtgttttttgatgttctttaaagaaaaatacaattatCAATGGAAcggtgttattattatattattataaacaaagATGCGACCCATTACTGAATAACCAATATGCTCAAAAAGATCTATCACAAGATCAAGAAATGTACAAATGATCTTTTAATATACAAATGTTTTATTGCTGCAGTGTTATATGAAagtaaaaaagtcaaaatgcaaTCACTTTgccaatttgtttttattttgcaattatGCAAACAGAACAGTAatgaatgttaaataaaataaaatgttaaacaaattttcaaacataaaaggtcaataaaatgttaaataacaactttaaaatattaaatgtacaattgtaaaaatcaataaataggttttcaaaaacaagaaagaaaatgttaaataaagtttaaaaatatttcacgctatatacaataatatatatatatatacatattaaaaaaaagataaattatTTAGAAATGGTTCGCCGCATTTCCTCTAACCACACCTCCTTGCAAACTGTCTCAGTCTGTGGGCAATACACCCTGCCCCTGTACTGGCTATGTCCCGTTGCACTGGTTTTGTATTGCCCACATTTTTTGCACGTGTTTGCCTCTACAGTTCTCCTGTAGGGTCTCTAAGGCATGGTTTCTGGTGTAGCAGGCTGTGAGCTGGTTCCCCGCACCACTGTAGGCTGTAACAGTGGCTGGATCATTGGCATTCCTTGTACCATTTGAACACCTTGGACCATTGGGATTCCCTGGACCATTTGGACTCCCTGGTACATTGGCACCTGAAACACTGGCACACCGTGGAACCCTGGTGCTGCTGGTATCATAATATTTGGTACCATCTGCAGTGATGATCCAGGGGCTGATGGTGTCACCAACATCTGGCTCTGCGCTGGTGCCTTGGGTCTGAGAGGGGGTCGCCCAACAGAAGTCTGCCTCTGCTTTGCCTGACCTGCTGTGCTCTCTGGCAGCTTAAACTGGTGCTGTTCCCCTGGTTGTTCTGGCTCAGTCCGTAAGCGTTTAGCAACCTGGAGAGGCTCCTGAGCAACATGGAGGGGCTGAGGCAACTGAATACcctgaagcagcacagacagttCCTGCTTTTTCTGTCTGTTGTTGTACCACTGAATCAGGGTGTTCTGGTTAACCTCCACCAGCTGGATTGACGTCCCTCCCATCACCAAGCCGTTGCCCAGTACAAGCTGCCTTATCCTGCGATAGTCTTGCAGGATCAGAGACCATCTCGACAGGGCTCCTTTGCCTTTTCTTTTGGGGCTTGGGTGAGCATTGCAAAGTCTGATGAAGATGGTCTCCACCAGACGGCAACAGTCAGGCCACTGAGCAGCTATGCCACTTGCACCCAGCACACATCTGATGGTGCTCTCTACCCCTGGGTTCTGAGTGGGCCTCTTTGGGACTCTGAAGCGTCCACTCAGCAGTCTCTTTTGGTAACGAGCTGCTTTCACCACCCCTTTCTTGTCCTGGTCATCCAGGTTCTGCCAAAGAGCAATTATTGTGTTGGCTTCCTGGTTGGTCAGGCTGAGGGTTGTGTGACCCCGGAGTTTCCTGCTTACTTATGACTTTAGGCTTTACGTTTACATTTAGAATATGTAGAAAGTCTGGATTTAAAGCAATGGATGTTAATTCATCACTGTTTGAAATATTATACTTGATTTGAAAGAAATACAAAGGAGTGGTATTTACCATctctccatcatcatcatcatcatcatcatcgtcgtcGTCATCATCCTGACCAGCATCCTCTGGCTCTGAGGGGAAAGGAGAGACAGCAGTCCCTGAAGGTCCAGCTGATGAATGAGACTGTGTGAGGCCATGTGTGGGGTCAGGGAGCAGTGAAGGGGATGTGGAGCCCAGTGCAGATATGTCACTGCTGGTGACCAGGGTGGGAGAACCCAGTGTGAGTGTGGAGGATGGTGACAGAACAGCTTCCGGATCAGTAATGGTGTGATCCTCGCTGATGTCACAGAAGCCCTCATCTTCATCTCGCTCCTCCACACTGAGTTCCTCAATGAGCTCTGTGGTCTGCTCAGAGTCTGGATTCATGTCCTGCAGTGACTGGCCAGTCTGCTGGAACAGGTACTGCACTCCAATGAGCTCACCTGaaacaaacacaataaacaagcagaaattAAATGTTGTGTATGATATTTGATAAATTAGGCTTTTGTAGTAGCTCATATAGTGTGATATTGTAAGAATAGAGctgataacatttttttattcagaggCGCAAAACCTTTAATTGTGGATGGCAAAACATAATGCAATACAGTGATGATTGAGAGACgtacaaatacattttcctcAAAAGCCTGATCATATTTGATATTTACATGTAACATGATTTTTACTCTGCacttaagccctcatgtttgccattaGTCTTTGTCTAgaatgggttagggttagcccttgtgtctagcccttgtgtctagcccttgtgtctagcccttgtgtctagcccttctctagcccttgtgtctagcccttctctagcccttgtgtttagcccttgtgtctagcccttgtgtctagcccttctctagcccttgtgtctagcccttctctagcccttgtgtctagcccttgtgtctagcccttatgtctagcccttatctctagcccttgtgtctagcccttctctagcccttgtgtctagcccttgtgtctagcccttctctagcccttatgtctagcccttatctctagcccttgtgtctagcccttctctagcccttgtgtctagcccttctctagcccttgtgtctagcccttgtgtctagcccttgtgtctagcccttgtgtctagcccttctctagcccttatgtctagcccttatctctagcccttgtgtctagcccttctctagcccttgtgtctagcccttgtgtctagcccttgtgtctagcccttatgtctagcccttatctctagcccttgtgtctagcccttctctagcccttgtgtctagcccttctctagcccttgtgtctagcccttgtgtctagcccttgtgtctagcccttgtgtctagcccttatgTCTAGCCCTTATGTCTAGCCCTTATCTCTAGCCCTCAGTCTTTGTCTAGCATTGAATGTAACGTTTTGAACTGCCGTGCTGTTGGAGAGTTTTGTTTAGCCAACGTCAAGTCAACGTCAGTTTCTTGTATTgccaagttttttttaatgttttggatATTTTGATTAAACTGAACTTGGGTTCAGCAAACTTGCTGTCAGTGGACTAACAAGAAATATGATACGGTAGACTATAGAGTTATATCTAATATATTGACTGAGATTACACAGAAATTGCAAAAtcatgaacaataacaaattctCTCACCGGTGTAACGTGCAGGGGAACAAAATGTGGGGACCACTTTCCTGCCAAACAGCTTTTCGTAGTTGGTGTTTACACAGTGAACAAGTTCTCCTGTGTAACTACGCAAAGCTGATGGCTCCATTGACAGGGAAGCAGCCTCCCGGTCCTGGTTCCACCGGTGTAGACCCTCCAGCAGATAAATCTGAAAGTTCAGACTGTTCGCACTGGTTCCTGTAAATAGACACAAGCATATGGCGGGTTTTTAAGAAACACAGACACTTAATGAGCTTTCTTTACACATGCACATTGTATGTGACAAAGACATACCTGGGATGAACCGGTTCAGATGTAAATGAAAGGACTCGAGAGAAGTAGAGCCCCTTGCACATCTGTATGTCTTCAGAAGCATGCCTCCCTTGGTTAAGCTCCCCGTCTCTGTATAGAGCACAACACCAGGGGGATCTTgaatgcatttaacatgcttcTTCTGGACATTCCAGATGTGCTCCATCCTTTCTCTGTCCAGGAGAGGAACACCCAGGGAGTCATTGCCCCTGCTGCTCAGGAGCTCTGTAAGCAGTCGCTCAAGGAGAAGGATGGTAGTCTCCTCTCCATGGGTCCTCCTCCGGCAATGAAGGGCCAGCTCTCCCCTGGTGAGATGCTTGTGGACATCTTCATCTGTCAGCGCAGGCCAACCCTGGGATATCAGCTGCTCTCTCTTTGCCACGCGAAGCTCAGAAACATCAGCCGCATCCCACTCAAAAATGCATGCTGACAGCCGTGACATGAAGATGGGATACAGTTGATGGGCATCAGTTGTACACCCCAAGGCAATCCTGCGCATAAAATGCCAGATGTCCAAGCGTATCAGGAGATCTGGCCAACCTCTGAATCTAGTTTTGAGCTTGGTCTCGCCCACCTCAGTGCAACAGCCACAGTCCACGTACAATACAGCAGGTGGGTCCACACCAGCCTTCTGGTACCGTTTCACCAGACCATCCACCATAATGTCCAGTCCTGCTCCTTCCTGGGCTGTAAGCACACTTATGAGCACCTGACCAAACTCGTTGCCAACAGAGGTAAGCCAGAGTCCCGTTCCTCTTGCCGTCCCAGCCAGCTTCTTGGTGATCTGTAATATACATGATATGAAGCATGCTGTAAATGTAATGAAACTGCAGACTGCCATGCTTTGATATagtaaaaaacatcataaattaacaaaaatccaCCACTAACCTTTTTAGTGGAATCCATCTTCAAGATAGAGCCATAGGTGGATGTAATCCTTGCATGGATTTCATCCAGCCTTGTCAGGATGTCTTGGCTGTAGACTGTAAGCAGCCACTTACAGCTTGGCACCACTGTAGGCTCTGGGGGTTCCTGAAATTTTACTGGCAACACCCCGGGTCCATTGAGGAAGTCCACACATTGCGTGGTGTACCGGGCCAGCCGCTGGAGCCACTCCTCGCTGTGGTTCTCTCGCAGTTGTTTTATGACCCGGGTGGGACTGTTGCCAAGGCCACGTTCACGGAGAAGCCGAATGACCCTCATATCACAGGCATACCTTAGGAAAAGCAAAATccacacatttatatattttacatatttgttttgtaaagtatttgctaATAAATGTGATGATGGACTATCAACTGGATGTGGAATGAAAGTGTACTCACTTCCGTGTGAGGATGACCCGAAACTCAGATCGATGGCCCAGATCCAACTGTTGAAGGACAGTCTGACTCCAAGACACATGCGAggctttacacttggcacagaTGAGGGTTTCTGTGACCATGTTGTACATCCTGTCGATGTCCAGAACCTGCCGTGCCCTTTTGTGCAGACCGCCTCCTGTCAGCTGGTGCTGTCCACAGGCAGGATTGGGACAGAGAACCTTGACCCTCCACAGCTTGTATGGCATCCACAGCAACAGAGCATGGCAAAAAAATCTGTCTGGAGCTGGAGCCTGATTGTATGTAAGTGCTGGCTGTGGTGGGTAATACCAGAGCTGTAGGTTTTCACGAAGCTCTGGTTTCCCCTTGGGTCCCGATTTAAAAAGTCTGCTGGCAATCCACCTGTGATCTACCTGTGGCAAGGTCTCCGACCACAAACGATGCAGTCGAACTCCAGATGGAGCTTGCAGCaatgctccagaaggagcagtcTGTGAAAGAAAAATACCAAACATTTAGTTTAGCAAGGTCATTTGTTCAATAAGCACTTTATTTTTCCAAAACTACCCTCACATAAAACAGTGATTATTGCTAcatcaaaactttaaaataaaatataattttgtattaatcaCTACTGTCATCCAAAAAGAAATGAATATTCTTAAAGCCAGGAAAGATTATCCTCTGTAATTTTACAAACAACAtctctttatttaaaatattttaaacatctgattatgtaaataataatgtaaatatttctttaaatttaaTATCAAGTTGATCCTTTGGGGAGCCAAGTCCTAACATTATGAGTTTACTTGGTTATTGTTTATTCAGCTTGAAAGTGTTTTAGGAAGCTACTGGAGTGGATGTCAACTACTTACTTTACCGTACATtaatagaaaaaaatgtatacatatgttccaaacattttttaaaactgtgTCAGCTGCTAACGCTATTTTGTGTTAAGTTAcagttaatatgccaattcaaTTACTTTTATAAACCAATAGAATTTTTAAATTACTTACAGAGACAATACTGCACGACTCTGTAGGACTGGTCACATCTGCAGTGGTTCTGGGGACAGAGGCTGGAACTCCAGGGTCTTGTGTCTGtacaattataataaatatgatGTGAAATATAAGTGAAATATAATAGATGTTGTATATATAACAAGAGAAACAGTCAAACATAACTGTCCGATAATTTTAACTCATCCTAGATGAAATTATACAATACTATAatcgtatttaaaaaaaaagaatattgaaGATTAATATAGtcaaaaacagtaatactgggacatattattgcattttaaaatcgcGGCTTATTT is a window encoding:
- the LOC137075806 gene encoding uncharacterized protein; this translates as MPYKLWRVKVLCPNPACGQHQLTGGGLHKRARQVLDIDRMYNMVTETLICAKCKASHVSWSQTVLQQLDLGHRSEFRVILTRKYACDMRVIRLLRERGLGNSPTRVIKQLRENHSEEWLQRLARYTTQCVDFLNGPGVLPVKFQEPPEPTVVPSCKWLLTVYSQDILTRLDEIHARITSTYGSILKMDSTKKITKKLAGTARGTGLWLTSVGNEFGQVLISVLTAQEGAGLDIMVDGLVKRYQKAGVDPPAVLYVDCGCCTEVGETKLKTRFRGWPDLLIRLDIWHFMRRIALGCTTDAHQLYPIFMSRLSACIFEWDAADVSELRVAKREQLISQGWPALTDEDVHKHLTRGELALHCRRRTHGEETTILLLERLLTELLSSRGNDSLGVPLLDRERMEHIWNVQKKHVKCIQDPPGVVLYTETGSLTKGGMLLKTYRCARGSTSLESFHLHLNRFIPGTSANSLNFQIYLLEGLHRWNQDREAASLSMEPSALRSYTGELVHCVNTNYEKLFGRKVVPTFCSPARYTGELIGVQYLFQQTGQSLQDMNPDSEQTTELIEELSVEERDEDEGFCDISEDHTITDPEAVLSPSSTLTLGSPTLVTSSDISALGSTSPSLLPDPTHGLTQSHSSAGPSGTAVSPFPSEPEDAGQDDDDDDDDDDDDDGEMNLDDQDKKGVVKAARYQKRLLSGRFRVPKRPTQNPGVESTIRCVLGASGIAAQWPDCCRLVETIFIRLCNAHPSPKRKGKGALSRWSLILQDYRRIRQLVLGNGLVMGGTSIQLVEVNQNTLIQWYNNRQKKQELSVLLQGIQLPQPLHVAQEPLQVAKRLRTEPEQPGEQHQFKLPESTAGQAKQRQTSVGRPPLRPKAPAQSQMLVTPSAPGSSLQMVPNIMIPAAPGFHGVPVFQVPMYQGVQMVQGIPMVQGVQMVQGMPMIQPLLQPTVVRGTSSQPATPETMP